Genomic window (Primulina eburnea isolate SZY01 chromosome 8, ASM2296580v1, whole genome shotgun sequence):
CTCCGTGTCATATGATAAtgtgcaaaaacttgtgtgaaacgatctcacgagtcgtattttgtgagacagatattttatttgagtcattatgaaaaaatattattttttatgaattagATGCTTGGATGGGCTATCGATTAAGCCGTTGAAAAGTGATACATGCTATAATTCTTATAAACATGCATATTCCAAATCTTTAAATAGGAATCATTTCCATTATGGATTTGCTACCACACGTAGATCGAGTGGCGGGCCATATGTTATTTGATATGGATCTAAAAAGCGAAGGAGAAAAAGGTAAAAAAGCAAACATTATTGCTGGCCTTCAGTATTCGCATGCCTTGATAGTAAAAAATAACGGTTAAACGGTTTTTGCGAGTAATCCAGTTATGAAAACAATGGTAAAAAAGCAAGAAGTTCAAATAAAGCGATAGGGATGTGTTTGTCTTCGGGGAACAAGTTGGTCTTCCACTTCATTCCTCACGTTCCCAGCTCGATTCCAACCCCACACATTTCCCATGAAAAAATCGAGTTTACTTTCAAGATTAAATTCGAAAATCACTACCTGTACAAATTGCGTGACGAAATGCATTTGAAATTACAAAATTACGCAtacattttttttgaaaaaaatatttacgaagttcatttaatataattttataatttctaaTACACTTTAAAACATAATTTGTAACTCAAATTATAGACTTAGCCTCACAcattaaattttctaaaaaaagattaatatatatatatatatatatatatatatatatatatatgtatatatcagCGAGGTAAGAGAAAATGGCATAAAAACAAATCCAAAGTACAAGCTTCAAATCCTGAACGATCTTACCCCCGTAGCCCTTCCCGCTTCCACCTCATATTTACCAACTGCCGCCCCTGTCACCCACTCATTACCGTACACTCGCACTTTGACTTGCTCTATTGTTTGCCTGAAAATTACACACCCATCTCCGAGTTCCATACACCCAAATTGGTGAACTTGGAGCACAAATGGGATTTCAGTGGAGTATAGTTACAGCATGTGTTCCGTACCTAATCTCCTTCATAGCTCTTATCTTGCTTTTTGAACAGATTTCTTATCTGAAGAAGAAGGGATTCTTGCCAGGTCCGCCTCTTGTTCTTCCCTTCGTCGGCAACGCCATCTCCCTGGTCGCAAATCCCACCAAATTCTGGGACATCCAATCGTCCTACGCCAAGTCCACGCCATTGGGAATATCCGCAAACTACATCATCGGGCGTTACATTGTTTACATTTACTCCACTGATCACTCCCACAAAGTCTTTGCCAACGTACGCGACGATGCCTTCCACCTCGTTGGGCACCCCTTTGGCAAGAAACTCTTCGGTGAGCATAATCTAATCTACATGTTGGGCCAAGAGCATAAAGATTTGCGCCGCCGGATAGCACCCAATTTCACCCTCAAAGCTCTCCAAACGTATACTGATATACAGCAGCGGATTATTATCAAGCACATGGAGTCATGGTGCAAGAAAGCTCAAAACAAGTCGATCCCACTCCGCATCCTCTGCCGCGACATGAATTTAGAAACCTCGCAGACTGTCTTCGTGGGACCTTATCTGACTCAGGAGGCGCGTAAGCGGTTTAATGTGGATTACAATTTGTTCAATGTTGGGCTGATGAAACTTCCTTTCGACTTACCGGGATTCGCCTTCAGAAACGCGCGGCTTGCTGTGCAGAGACTGGCGGAGACGCTCGCTGGTTGCGCGGAGGAAAGCGAGAGGAAAATGAAATCCGGAGAAGAACCCACTTGTTTGATAGACTTCTGGATGCAAGAAAATGTGAGGGAAGCATCCGAGAATTCATTCGAGTACAGCTGCAAAGAAATCGGTGGCCATTTATTCGACTTCCTCTTTGCTTCACAGGACGCATCGACGTCGTCCCTGCTGTGGGCGGTGACCTATTTGGATTCACACCCTCAGGTTCTGACCAGAGTACGCGAAGAGGTAGCCAACTACTGGGTACCAGAAAAAGGTGGCCTCATCACGGGAGAAAATCTGAGAGAAATGAAGTACACAGAAGCGGTGGCGCGTGAGGTCGTGAGGATCAGAGCTCCGGCGACTATGGTGCCACACATAGCCGGCGTAGACTTCCCGTTGACAGAAAATTACACCATTCCTAAGGGCACCATCGTCTTTCCGTCCGTCTTCGACTCTTCTTTTCAAGGGTTCAGCGACCCGGAACGGTTCGACCCGGATCGGTTTATGTCGGATCGACAAGAGGACCGGATTTATAAAAAGAACTATTTAGTATTCGGGGCCGGGGCCCACCAATGTGTGGGCCAGAGGTACGCCATTAATCATCTGAAGCTCTTCATCGCGTTGTTTGCCACGTTAATTGATGCAAAGAGGGACAGAACGGACGGCTGCGATGAAATCTCGTACGTACCGACCATTGTCCCTAAGGACGAGTGCAGGGTGTTCCTTTCGCGGAGATGTACATAATTCCCGCTCTCGTCGTCACGGAAATGCCCTTCGCTGTTTGTTCTCTCGATTAGCGTTGTGTGTCGGAGGCTGTAATTGTCAGACGGAAtgtcaaattattttattttcagatgAAATTCGGAAGCACAAAACAATCGGGTGGCGTCGCTTCCGGGTCTTGTTTTGGGGATTGTTGTAATTTCCTCTCGCTTTTCTCCCATTATTCTTGGCACagataaattatttattgataataaaaaattgatttcaattttttattattgtgGACTTTTTTGGTTATTATTTTGAGTATGATTTTTATTTCTAAGTGATAAAATATCGAGGTAAAACGGACGTGTAACTAACTATTATTCAATTGgatttgaatatttatttgcCGCTAATAATTATATATGCCGAATAAGTTGTCCTTGAACTGGCAAGTTTGTCCGTATATTGCCGTGTTCGTGGCTTTGGCCACGGGAAACAGAATTTTGACAAGGActtctgtttttttttaataatcagGCAgctatataattattattattttttatttaatcataTATATTAAACATTTATTGTAAAATTATTTATAAGTTAAAAAATTGTtcgatttaaaagaaaaaatttatttagatTTTTTATATATGAAATATGAAGTGACTTGAAGAGATTTTTAATAAGATAAGAAGAATAATtctgaaattaaatattttgatgttttCCAAAATAATTACTTTAAgatctcaaacttaataatataatatataaaaagttTAATCCTTACTTTAtttgataaatttatattattatctttTGATTATAAAATCTTATCTTTAAATGCTATGGGCTTAGAATATTAAGAACGCCCATAGTAAGATTCACCCACTCAGCCAGAATCTATGCATTATTTATACGAACAAACAGAAATCTTCTAACTTAGTTTGTATTTTTGAATTCTAttcttgtttgtttgtttgtaggtgttgtttgtcacgaaaatttgcgggcgtgccaggcacgtgtTCGTGCCAAATGTGAATTAATCTGACTTCATTTACCAAGCGTTGTAGGTCTCGATTCGGTTGTAAGTTCTAACTCCTTTGAAATGGCTTCAAAGCGAAAAAAATAAACTGAAGAATATAATGAAATTGTAGAGAAAATCCATTAACAACATCAAATCTAATTACGTTGTTATGAACATGAACGACATTTTAACAACAAAAAGTTGGAGGAATATGCAAAAATTCAAGAAACTTGACTGTTGGAAAACATGCATAGAATTGAGAGAATTCTGCAGAGCTCTGCTGTAGATTTGTTGGATTGATTTGTCGGTCCTTTCTCTGATTCCCTTCCCTCTCTTTTTGTCACATTCTGCACAGTAGTTTTCCCTTCCCTCATCACTCCACGTTCTTCCATGTTCTTCCACGTCGGGCAATGGCAGCAACTGATCCTACGTTTTTTCATTGGGCCAACTGCAATTTCCCTTGGGCTTTTTATCTGTTTGGGCTGTAGCTCCTGAGCTTCAAAGACCTTGGCTAAACAACTGCAAGTTGGGTTAATGACCAATTTATTGGGCTAAACAATTGCCCCTTGTAGCCAATTTGGGCCAATGACCAATTTGGCTCATTTTGGCTAATTTAACCAATTCAACCCAGTGGGCCAAGTTGGCTATTTATTTGCTTTGTTTGGTCTTTAACTATTCAGAGCACAGCGTATAATCACATGGTTGAAAGGAATTGTTCTACCGACTTGAAGAAGAATTGACCGAGACACATGTTTTTCTTCCATCAAGTTAAATACAAGTCTGCATTCCCTGAACCCCCTAATTCCTCTCACCTTCCTTAAACCTTTCTTTATCTTTTTATTTCTCACTTCCACCAAACCTCTTTCGGTGCCCACTGATTTTCCCGAAGAAATTGCTGCTCTATCGACTTTGTGATGCCATCCAAGTTTCTGAAAATCgccatcatcaatctccttTACATCAAGCCACATCTTCTCAAGGTAAGTATATTTCACCATTTTTTCAATCCTCCATCACAAAAACATTGTAGAAGTTGCCACATTTCATGCTGCACTCAAGGTGTTTGTGCATATGTTTGAATGAGTTTTTGACAAACAACACCTTGCAACACCCAATGCTTGCACCTCAATAGAGCGGCTCCCTTTGTGTGCATATTCAAAACTTGGTCTATAATTTGTAAAACTTATATAATCTTCCATGTGCTTACAAGAAATGCACCAGCATAAGGAATTATGATGCTATACCAAATTCACTGAGGATGAGGTCCCAATTTCCGGAATTTTGACGAGCCATAAACTCAAAAATGACAACATTCATTTCATCTCATAAAGAAGTGACAAGTGCCACATCAATGACAATATATAGCGCACACAAAGCATAGTTTTGTTGATCAAAACTCCATTATTTCTCATGTGATTCTCATTTATTTTTCAGGAAACATGGTTGGAGAAATCGAATATTTGAGAATCTCATAGGCCGATGCAAGAAAGTACCTTAAAAATAAATGGAGATGAAAAATCCTCATGGTAGTGCTGCTGGACAATTCAACAGAAAATTACCAAGCTTTGATGAATATCTCTGCCAGCGACTGAACATACATGTACGGAGTGTAATACACattgaaatgaaaaaaaaaatacgtAGGCTAGGGACAGTAGGTATACTTTTTTGCACTTGTTTGCCATGGTTTGACAATTGTATTTTATGATGTGTAGAGTTGGAAAAGTGGCTTGAAAGCCAAACTTTGTTTGTAAAAATACATTGTTGTTCTTGTATATGTTGCTTGGGATATATTTGCAGGTGTTTACAATTTTGGCATATCACATTTATAAAAGAAACTCtgccaaattttttaaaattaaacagACGGCAAAAAACATGTTTTTCTTCAATATTGACGCAAACACCACTAGTCAACATTTGTCACCAACCAACAACTAAACAACATTTTTCGAATAATGCTCACCGAAGTTTCGAGATATGCAATAAATGAACTTCTCTTTATCACCGATTTGGCCAACTAACACAACGAGCACTTTACCCAAATTAACTACAGCGATCTCCACGAGCCAGTATTTTTAATTCTTTACAAATGCTCCATCATTATTTACAAACCAGTTCAGCAAGAAATGGCTTAAAAGCTTATTCCTCTAATATTTACAGGAACTTCTTACAATTTAATATGACAGATTCAAACAAAGTGGACATCCAGCCTACTTTGTACAATACTTCTCATCTATTCCATCTTTATGAACCATTTGTCTCCGGCTGTCGATCATTCATATGAGCCGGAGCTAAGATTAAATCCTCCGTTTGTAACTCTTCTTCCTCGCTACCTCTACATTCCTCTTCAAATATTACTTCAACTCCATCGATATCTCACAATTCTTGAGACTGCACTTCGTTCACCAGGCGCTGCAATGTGGCTTTTCATTCAGAAGTTGCAGCCACTTCCATATCTTCTTTAGTGAATTTAATCATTGACCTCCTCGATAATAAGCCAGACCATGGGTCTAGGAGAAACCATGGCGGTGGGTTTGAGAACCTTCTCAACTGCTGCTTAACCTTTTGAGTGTCCATGTACACTGCTTCTGGTTGTCCATGCACCTTGTAGTTACGAAACTTAATTTGACCAAAAGCTCCATCATAATATCTAGCTTCCACGACA
Coding sequences:
- the LOC140838696 gene encoding cytochrome P450 710A11-like, whose amino-acid sequence is MGFQWSIVTACVPYLISFIALILLFEQISYLKKKGFLPGPPLVLPFVGNAISLVANPTKFWDIQSSYAKSTPLGISANYIIGRYIVYIYSTDHSHKVFANVRDDAFHLVGHPFGKKLFGEHNLIYMLGQEHKDLRRRIAPNFTLKALQTYTDIQQRIIIKHMESWCKKAQNKSIPLRILCRDMNLETSQTVFVGPYLTQEARKRFNVDYNLFNVGLMKLPFDLPGFAFRNARLAVQRLAETLAGCAEESERKMKSGEEPTCLIDFWMQENVREASENSFEYSCKEIGGHLFDFLFASQDASTSSLLWAVTYLDSHPQVLTRVREEVANYWVPEKGGLITGENLREMKYTEAVAREVVRIRAPATMVPHIAGVDFPLTENYTIPKGTIVFPSVFDSSFQGFSDPERFDPDRFMSDRQEDRIYKKNYLVFGAGAHQCVGQRYAINHLKLFIALFATLIDAKRDRTDGCDEISYVPTIVPKDECRVFLSRRCT